TTCACCCGCGCCATCAGCGCCGCATGGTCGGCGACGAGCTCGTTGTAGAGGCCGACGCGATGGCCTTCCTCGGCCTCGACCAGCCTGGCGGTGAAGATGATGTCCTTGACCCGGGCCGGGCCGAGCAGGCTGGCGAGGCGGGCATAGTTCGCCATCGACAGGCAGTTGCCGAGCGTGCGCGCCACAGGGAAGCCGAAGCGGGCCGATTGCGTCGCGATCCGAAGGTCGCAGGCGCAGGCGATCGCCGCACCGCCGCCGGTGACCGCGCCGGCGATCGCCGCAATGGTCGGTACCGGGCAGCTTTCGATCGCGGTGATCACCCGCTCGATCCGGTTCTCATAGGCGAGGGCGTCCTCCGCCGTCTTGAACTCGCGGAACTGGGCGATGTCGGTGCCGGCCGCGAAGGCTTTGTCGCCAGCGCCGGTGACGACGAACACTTTCGGTGCGCCGTGCTTTCCTGGATTGCCGAGGATTTCGGCCAGCCCTTCATACATGGCGAAGGTCAGCGCATTGCGTGCCTGCGGCCGGTTGAGCGTCACCGTGCCGATCCCGTCGGCGACGTCGTAGAGAATCTCGTCGTTCATTGGATGCCTTTCAGATGGCGCCTTCGGCCTTGAGGCCGGCGATCGCCGCTTCATCGAAACCGAGCTCGGCGAGGATTTCGTGGTTATGGTCGCCGGCATCCGGTGTCGGCGTCGCGATGCTGGCCGGCGTGCGCGAAAGGCTGACCGGCTCGCCGACGACGCGGATGTCGCCGAGCTTGGGATGGTGGACCGGCTGCGCGATGCCGAGATGCTGGACCTGCGGGTCGTCGAAGACGGCATCGACCGCATAGATAGGCCCGGCCGGCACGGAGGCGGCCTCGAATGCCGCGAGCCAATCGGCGCTGTCCCGTGTGGACATGATCTCCTCGAGCAGCACGCGCAATTCAGGGCGTGCCGCGAAGCGCTTCTCCATATTGTCATAACGCGGATCGGTCGTGAGCTCCGGCCTGCCGAGCGCGCCGCAGAAGGAGCGCCAGTGTCCCTCGGCGCCGACGCCGAGATTGATATGGCCGTCGCGCGTCGCATAGACGCCCATTGGCGTCGCATAGGGATGGTCGTTGCCGGCCTGCGGCGGCACCTTGCCCTCGACCAGATAGCGCGCAACCTGGAAGTCCATCATGCCGATCTGGGCTTCGAGCAGCGAGGTCTGCACCCATTGCCCCTTGCCCGAGACGGCGCGCTCCTGCAGCGCCACCAGCGCGCCGATCGCGCCATAGAGCCCGGCGGCGGAATCGGCGACGGCGATGCCGGCGCGCACCGGTCCCTGGCCGGGCAGGCCGGTGACCGACATCATCCCGCCCATGCCCTGGGCGATCTGGTCGAAGCCGGCGCGCAGGCGATAGGGCCCGCTCTGGCCGAAGCCCGAGATCGAGACCAGGATCAGCCGCGGATTGAGCGCATGCAGCGTCTCGAAATCGAGGCCGAGCCGCTGCTTCACATCGGGCCGGAAATTCTCGACCAGGAGGTCGGCGTCGGCGATCAGCTTGCGCAGGATCGCCTTGGCCGGCTCCTTCTTCAGGTTGAGCGTGAGCGAACGCTTGTTCCGGTGCAGGTTCTGCATGTCGTAGCCATGCCGCGGCCCGCTCATGTTCTCGTTCGGGTCGATACCCGGCGGGCTTTCGATTTTGATCACGTCGGCGCCGAAATCAGCGAAGATGCGGGCGCAGGTCGGCCCGGCGCGCACGCGCGTCAGATCGAGCACGCGCAGGCGTTCGAGGGCGGTGGACGGCGTCGGGCGAGGCATGATGATCCGGATGCGTGACAGGGGCGCCGACTATCCTGTCATCGTCTGAGGGCGTCAATCTTAAGTGCCATCTTGCATGCAAGATCGGCAGGAGAACCATGCGCCAGCCGGACAACGGGCGTACGCAAGCAGTAGGGCAGCGGCGTTGACGTCCAGCTGGAAGCTTTGCGAGCTTGTCGCGCAGAGTCGGCAACGGACGCGAGAACCGGGAGGATGACGATGACGGTGGTCGCACTGTTCGGTGCCGGCGGCAAGATGGGCATGCGGCTCGGCCGCAATCTCGCCCGCTCGCGCTTCGAGACGCGCCATGTCGAGATCAGCCCGGCCGGCCAGGACCGCATCCGCGACGCCTTCGGCGCCGCCTGCATCGAGCCGGACACCGCCATCAAAGGAGCTGAGGTCGTGATCCTGGCGGTGCCTGACACCGCCGTCGGCGCGGTGGCCGCCGGCCTCGTGCCGAAGCTGGCGGCCGGGACGATCGTCGTCATCCTCGACGCCGCGGCGCCCCATGCCGGTCATCTGCCTGAGCGGGCCGACATCACCTATTTCGTCACCCATCCCTGCCATCCGCCGATCTTCAACGACGAGACCGAGGAGGCGGCGCGGGCCGATCATTTCGGCGGCATCGCCGCCAAGCAGCACATCGTCAACGCGCTGATGCAGGGGCCGGAGGCGCACTACGCGCTCGGCGAGGAGGTTGCGCGGGCGATCTGGGCGCCGGTGATGCGCTCGCACCGCGTCACCGTCGAGCAGATGGCGATCCTCGAACCAGGTCTCTCGGAAACTGTCTGCGCCACGCTGCTCGACGCGATGCGTGAGGCGATGGAGGAGGCGATCGCCCGCGGCGTGCCGCGCGAGGCCGCGCGCGACTTTCTGCTCGGCCATATGAACATCCTGGCGGCGGTGACTTTCGGCGAGGTGCAGGGCGTGTTCTCCGACGCCTGCAACAAGGCGATCGTCTTCGGCAAGGAGACGATCCTCCGACCCGACTGGAAGCGCCTGTTCGAGCCGGATGAGATCGCCGACAGCGTGCGGCGCATTACCTGAGGTTGTTCACCGAGGCTTCGGCCGACTCCGAAGCCGTGATATGCGTCTTTCGCCGGCTAGGCCGGCATGCCTTTGGAGAACCAGATGAGCGCGATCAGCGAGAGGCCGGGCACGACGGTCGACGATGCAGCCCAACTGCGCGCACTCGTCGGCGAAGAGTCTCTGGTCGTGCAGAAGAAGGTGCTCGACCGGCTCGATCGATTCTGCCGCGACTTCATCGCGCTCTTGCCCTTTCTCGTGCTGGCAACCGCCGACCGTGAGGGCGGGGTGGATGCCAGTCCGCGCGGTGACGGGCCCGGCTTCGTCCAGGTGCTCGACGAGCGGACGCTGCTGATCCCCGACCGGCGCGGCAACAACCGGATCGATTCCTTCCGCAATGTGCTGAGCGCGCCCGGCGTCGGCCTCGTCTTCTTCGTGCCGGGGATCACCGAGACGCTGCGCGTCAATGGACGGGCGCGGATGACCACCGACGCCGCGCTGCTGGAACCCCTGGCTATGCAGGAGAAGGCACCGAAGCTCGGCCTGATCGTCGATGTCGACGAAGCCTATTTCCATTGCGGCAAGGCGCTGCTCCGCTCGAAGCTCTGGGCTCAGGAGGCGCAGGTCGAGCGCTCGAGCTTCCCGACGCTCGGCCGCATCGTTGCCGAGCAGACCAAGGCGGTCGATGCCGCCGAAGCCGACGCCAATCTCGAAGAGGCTTACCGCTTGCGGCTCTATTGAGCGCGCGCGGCCGCGGAGGGCTGGGCATGTCTAAGGCTGACCAGCCCTTGCCGGCGACGCGCTTCAGCTTTCGGCTCGACTTCACGCCGGGCGGACGCCTAGGCCCTGGTAAGGTCCAGCTTCTGGAGGCGATCGGCGAGACCGGCTCGATCTCGGCTGCCGGCCGCTCGATGAAGATGTCCTATCGGCGCGCCTGGCTGCTGGTCGACGATCTCAACCGCATCTTCCGCGCGCCGCTGGTCGAGGCTCAGCCCGGCGGGGCCAAGGGCGGCGGCGCGCATCTGACTCCGCTCGGCCGGGAGATCGTCGCGAATTATCGCGCCATCGAGGCGAAGACTCTGGAAGCTGCAGCGGCCGAGATCGCGGCGCTGCGGGAGGCGGTCTCGCCCACGGCTCCCGCGCGCGAGCCCGGCAAGAAGGCCTGAGCGCTCACGGCGTATCGATCGAGACGCTCTTGATCACCGCATAGACCGGGCTGCCGGGAGCCAGGCGCAATTGCACGGCCGATTTCACGGTGAGGCGGGCGAGCAGGCCGGCGCCGTTGCAGTCGAGCCTCACTTCGAGCGCTCCGCCATCGCCTTGCCGATCGCCGATCGCTGAAACACGTCCCGGCAGGACATTGAGCGCGCTGATCCCGTCGAGCGGCTTGAGGCTGAGCATCACGTCGCTGGCGAGGATGCGCACGCGCAGCGCCGTCCCTTCCGGCACCTTGCGTCGGGCGATCTGCAACGGCCCAGCCGCCGTCTCCAGGATCGTCAGGCCATGTTCTGGCTCGTGCCGCAGGACACGTGCCTCGAGGATGGCGCCGGCTTCCGGCGCGGCTGAGAGGATCGGCACGTCGGGGCGGGACATTAGCTCAGCCGTCGGCCCGCTCATCGACACCTTGCCCTGGTCGAGAATGACGAGATGGGTGGCGAGCCGCGCGACCTCGGCAATCGAATGCGAGACATAGACGATCGGGATGCCGAAGCCGTCGCGCAGGCGTTCGATATAAGGAAGGATTTCGGCCTTTCGCTCCTCGTCCAGCGAGGCGAGCGGCTCGTCCATCAGCAGCAAGCGCGGCTTGGCGAGCAAGGCCCGCCCGATCGCGACGCGCTGCTTCTCGCCGCCGGAGAGCGCCCCCGGCTGCCTTTGCAGCAGGTGGCCGATGCCGAGCAGGTCGAGCACATCGTCGAGCTTGCTGCCGCCATCCTCCGCCTTCGGCGCGAACCAGCGGCCATAGAGCAGGTTCTGGCGCACCGAGAGATGCGGGAAGAGCCGCGCTTCCTGGAAGACATAGCCGATGCGGCGCTTGTGCTTCGGCACGAAGATGCCAGCGGAGCTGTCGACCATCACCCGTCCGTCGATGACGACGCGGCCGGCCTGCGGCCGGATCAGGCCGGAGATCACATTGACGAGCGAGGTCTTGCCCGAGCCAGAGCGCCCGAACAACGCCGTCAGGCGCCCATCCGAGGCAAACCCAGCATCGAGCGCGAAGGCGCCCAATCGATGTGAAACGGAAACCTCGATGACCGCGCTCATTCGACGGCGATCCGCCGGCCGACCAGCCG
This sequence is a window from Bosea vestrisii. Protein-coding genes within it:
- a CDS encoding enoyl-CoA hydratase/isomerase family protein, whose protein sequence is MNDEILYDVADGIGTVTLNRPQARNALTFAMYEGLAEILGNPGKHGAPKVFVVTGAGDKAFAAGTDIAQFREFKTAEDALAYENRIERVITAIESCPVPTIAAIAGAVTGGGAAIACACDLRIATQSARFGFPVARTLGNCLSMANYARLASLLGPARVKDIIFTARLVEAEEGHRVGLYNELVADHAALMARVKELAETIRGHAPLTMRATKEALRRLTAAASADIDGDDLVTLCYTSADFREGMEAFLGKRTPNWQGK
- a CDS encoding phosphogluconate dehydrogenase C-terminal domain-containing protein; this translates as MTVVALFGAGGKMGMRLGRNLARSRFETRHVEISPAGQDRIRDAFGAACIEPDTAIKGAEVVILAVPDTAVGAVAAGLVPKLAAGTIVVILDAAAPHAGHLPERADITYFVTHPCHPPIFNDETEEAARADHFGGIAAKQHIVNALMQGPEAHYALGEEVARAIWAPVMRSHRVTVEQMAILEPGLSETVCATLLDAMREAMEEAIARGVPREAARDFLLGHMNILAAVTFGEVQGVFSDACNKAIVFGKETILRPDWKRLFEPDEIADSVRRIT
- a CDS encoding CaiB/BaiF CoA transferase family protein — protein: MPRPTPSTALERLRVLDLTRVRAGPTCARIFADFGADVIKIESPPGIDPNENMSGPRHGYDMQNLHRNKRSLTLNLKKEPAKAILRKLIADADLLVENFRPDVKQRLGLDFETLHALNPRLILVSISGFGQSGPYRLRAGFDQIAQGMGGMMSVTGLPGQGPVRAGIAVADSAAGLYGAIGALVALQERAVSGKGQWVQTSLLEAQIGMMDFQVARYLVEGKVPPQAGNDHPYATPMGVYATRDGHINLGVGAEGHWRSFCGALGRPELTTDPRYDNMEKRFAARPELRVLLEEIMSTRDSADWLAAFEAASVPAGPIYAVDAVFDDPQVQHLGIAQPVHHPKLGDIRVVGEPVSLSRTPASIATPTPDAGDHNHEILAELGFDEAAIAGLKAEGAI
- a CDS encoding pyridoxamine 5'-phosphate oxidase family protein; the encoded protein is MSAISERPGTTVDDAAQLRALVGEESLVVQKKVLDRLDRFCRDFIALLPFLVLATADREGGVDASPRGDGPGFVQVLDERTLLIPDRRGNNRIDSFRNVLSAPGVGLVFFVPGITETLRVNGRARMTTDAALLEPLAMQEKAPKLGLIVDVDEAYFHCGKALLRSKLWAQEAQVERSSFPTLGRIVAEQTKAVDAAEADANLEEAYRLRLY
- the modC gene encoding molybdenum ABC transporter ATP-binding protein; its protein translation is MSAVIEVSVSHRLGAFALDAGFASDGRLTALFGRSGSGKTSLVNVISGLIRPQAGRVVIDGRVMVDSSAGIFVPKHKRRIGYVFQEARLFPHLSVRQNLLYGRWFAPKAEDGGSKLDDVLDLLGIGHLLQRQPGALSGGEKQRVAIGRALLAKPRLLLMDEPLASLDEERKAEILPYIERLRDGFGIPIVYVSHSIAEVARLATHLVILDQGKVSMSGPTAELMSRPDVPILSAAPEAGAILEARVLRHEPEHGLTILETAAGPLQIARRKVPEGTALRVRILASDVMLSLKPLDGISALNVLPGRVSAIGDRQGDGGALEVRLDCNGAGLLARLTVKSAVQLRLAPGSPVYAVIKSVSIDTP
- a CDS encoding winged helix-turn-helix domain-containing protein, translating into MSKADQPLPATRFSFRLDFTPGGRLGPGKVQLLEAIGETGSISAAGRSMKMSYRRAWLLVDDLNRIFRAPLVEAQPGGAKGGGAHLTPLGREIVANYRAIEAKTLEAAAAEIAALREAVSPTAPAREPGKKA